In Paractinoplanes brasiliensis, the following proteins share a genomic window:
- a CDS encoding cellulase family glycosylhydrolase translates to MFLKRASKCLAVAVGLTLALPGAAGAAEKTGAEKTGTAVNVQQQAAAAAGTDWLHVEGNQIVDAAGNPVWLTGVNWFGFNATERVFHGLWSANITQVTKSMADRGINIVRVPISTQLLLEWKAGQATAPNVNTYANPELEGKNSLQIFEYWMSLCETYGIKVMLDVHSAEADNSGHIHPVWYKGTVTPELYYQAWEWAATRWKNNDTLVAFDLKNEPHGTPNDPTRAKWDNSTDVDNWKHTAETAARRILAIHPEVLILVEGQEVYPREGKTWSSPNTNPDLSPNYYYNWWGGNLRGVKDHPINLGANQDQLVYSPHDYGPLVFNQPWFDKPFDKTTLTDDVWRPNWFYIHENGTAPLLIGEWGGRLGQDARQDKWMTALRDLIVEHKLHQTFWVLNPNSGDTGGLLLDDWKTWDEQKYALLKPALWQHSSKFVSLDHEVPLGGSGSTTGISLGQRYNGGGNGGDTTAPSAPGQPAATGVSGTGVTLTWAAATDNVGVTSYDVLRGSTVIATVSGTSYAVTGLTPSTAYTFSVRARDAAGNVSSASPARSVTTTADNTDPGGNGGCEAVYKTTTSWSGGFQAEVTVRNTGASAGTRWTVNWTYPSGTTVASLWNGVLTTPAVTVRNADHNGALAAGASATFGFVGSGPAATPAPITCTLS, encoded by the coding sequence GTGTTTCTCAAGAGAGCAAGCAAGTGCCTGGCCGTGGCCGTCGGGCTCACGCTGGCGTTACCCGGTGCGGCCGGGGCAGCGGAGAAAACCGGTGCGGAGAAAACCGGCACAGCTGTCAACGTGCAACAACAAGCAGCGGCGGCGGCCGGCACTGACTGGCTGCATGTCGAAGGCAATCAGATCGTCGACGCCGCGGGCAATCCGGTGTGGCTCACCGGCGTGAACTGGTTCGGCTTCAACGCTACGGAACGGGTCTTCCACGGGCTCTGGTCGGCGAACATCACGCAGGTCACCAAGTCGATGGCCGACCGCGGCATCAACATCGTGCGGGTGCCGATCTCGACCCAGCTGCTGCTGGAATGGAAGGCCGGGCAGGCCACCGCGCCCAACGTCAACACGTACGCGAACCCGGAGCTCGAGGGCAAGAACAGCCTGCAGATCTTCGAGTACTGGATGAGCCTGTGCGAGACGTACGGGATCAAGGTCATGCTCGATGTGCACTCGGCCGAGGCCGACAACTCCGGGCACATCCACCCGGTCTGGTACAAGGGCACGGTCACGCCGGAGCTGTACTACCAGGCGTGGGAGTGGGCGGCGACGCGCTGGAAGAACAACGACACGCTGGTCGCGTTCGACCTCAAGAACGAGCCCCACGGTACGCCCAACGACCCCACCCGGGCGAAGTGGGACAACTCGACCGACGTCGACAACTGGAAGCACACCGCCGAAACGGCCGCGCGGCGCATCCTCGCCATCCACCCCGAGGTGCTCATCCTGGTCGAGGGCCAAGAGGTCTACCCGCGTGAGGGCAAGACCTGGAGCTCCCCGAACACCAACCCCGACCTGTCCCCGAACTACTACTACAACTGGTGGGGCGGCAACCTGCGCGGCGTCAAGGACCACCCGATCAACCTGGGCGCGAACCAGGACCAACTCGTCTACAGTCCGCACGACTACGGACCTCTCGTCTTCAACCAGCCGTGGTTCGACAAGCCTTTCGACAAGACCACGCTGACCGACGACGTCTGGCGGCCGAACTGGTTCTACATCCACGAGAACGGCACCGCGCCGCTGCTGATCGGCGAGTGGGGCGGCCGGCTCGGGCAGGACGCGCGGCAGGACAAGTGGATGACCGCGCTGCGTGACCTGATCGTCGAGCACAAACTGCACCAGACGTTCTGGGTGCTCAACCCGAACTCGGGCGACACCGGCGGCCTGCTGCTCGACGACTGGAAGACCTGGGACGAGCAGAAGTACGCCCTGCTCAAGCCGGCCCTGTGGCAGCACAGCAGCAAGTTCGTGAGCCTCGACCACGAGGTTCCGCTGGGCGGATCGGGCAGCACCACCGGCATCAGTCTGGGCCAGCGTTACAACGGCGGCGGCAACGGGGGCGACACCACCGCGCCGAGCGCTCCCGGCCAACCGGCGGCAACCGGCGTTTCCGGTACGGGCGTGACGCTGACGTGGGCCGCGGCGACCGACAACGTGGGTGTGACCTCGTACGACGTCCTGCGCGGCAGCACCGTGATCGCCACCGTCTCGGGCACCTCGTACGCGGTCACGGGCCTGACCCCGTCGACGGCGTACACGTTCAGTGTCCGCGCCCGCGATGCGGCCGGTAACGTCTCGTCCGCCTCACCGGCGCGCTCGGTCACGACCACGGCCGACAACACCGACCCGGGCGGCAACGGCGGCTGCGAGGCTGTCTACAAGACGACGACCTCGTGGAGCGGCGGTTTCCAGGCTGAGGTCACGGTACGCAACACCGGCGCCTCCGCAGGCACGCGCTGGACCGTGAACTGGACCTACCCGAGCGGCACCACCGTCGCCTCCCTCTGGAACGGCGTGCTGACAACCCCGGCCGTCACCGTCCGCAACGCCGACCACAACGGCGCCCTGGCCGCAGGCGCGAGCGCCACGTTCGGTTTCGTCGGCAGCGGCCCCGCCGCAACCCCGGCCCCGATCACCTGCACGCTCAGCTGA
- a CDS encoding sensor histidine kinase — MTPSAVQSARRTGTRRSLVALVLVAVVGLAGTALAAVALHNAEQDRLDRAVGQRTTLISQAISAEVSRYSASLIDMAAAVGAQASLQAAEFTAITAAVDRRRFPGGTGLAMVVPTSEPAALQAYWRRHGADGLTLRPWGPGPHRFAVLDKTLDETGSAAGLDLTASAEAVEAMDSAEAGHRVTVSRTYRLLKDRSLPHERRQPSFVFVAPIYATSPAAGDTGRFRGWLVLGVRGGDFLSEIVTEPAGDRVAVTLLDDGTGVAVPLATWQTGTPLNRDVPPREVPVRVAQRSWKLRVEATDRLLVGSEQGLDEAAWLIGLVLTALLVALTGSIVTSRNRALRQVDEATAALRTDIARREEVEHLLRQREKELVGFAGVVAHDLRSPLARIMGYADFLQEEAYDRLDDMQRDFLSRLRKGADHMRVLIDDLLDYATAENRSMAHVPVDLHRLAEEITRERACDRPCEVVVGDLPTVYGDPTLLRQVLDNLIGNALKYTPPDREPHVLIDSHLVSDGRWRCEVSDNGIGIPERDRASVFDAFTRVGGSENFPGTGLGLAIVHRIIERHHGRVGVDPNPGGGSIFWFTVPAGEHKRKSESQKQMS, encoded by the coding sequence GTTCAGAGCGCCCGGCGGACGGGAACGCGCCGGTCGCTGGTGGCGCTCGTACTGGTGGCGGTCGTCGGGCTGGCCGGGACGGCCCTGGCAGCCGTCGCGCTGCACAACGCCGAGCAGGACAGGCTGGACCGGGCCGTCGGCCAGCGCACCACCCTGATCTCGCAGGCGATCTCCGCCGAGGTCAGCCGCTACTCGGCCTCGCTGATCGACATGGCCGCGGCCGTCGGCGCGCAGGCGTCCCTCCAAGCGGCCGAGTTCACCGCGATCACGGCCGCGGTCGACCGGCGGAGGTTCCCGGGCGGCACCGGGCTCGCGATGGTGGTGCCCACCTCCGAGCCCGCCGCCCTGCAGGCATATTGGCGGCGGCACGGCGCCGACGGGCTGACCCTGCGCCCATGGGGTCCCGGACCGCACCGGTTCGCGGTTCTCGACAAGACCCTGGACGAAACCGGGTCGGCCGCGGGGCTTGACCTGACCGCCTCGGCCGAGGCCGTCGAGGCGATGGACTCTGCCGAAGCCGGTCACCGGGTGACCGTCAGCCGCACGTACCGGCTGCTGAAAGACCGCAGTCTGCCGCACGAACGCCGCCAGCCGTCGTTCGTGTTCGTGGCCCCGATCTACGCGACGTCACCGGCGGCCGGGGACACCGGCCGGTTCCGAGGCTGGTTGGTGCTCGGGGTGCGCGGCGGAGACTTCCTGAGTGAGATCGTGACCGAGCCGGCCGGTGACCGGGTGGCCGTCACGCTCCTCGACGACGGAACCGGCGTCGCCGTGCCGCTGGCCACGTGGCAGACCGGCACCCCACTGAACCGGGACGTTCCGCCTCGTGAGGTCCCCGTCCGCGTGGCGCAGCGATCCTGGAAGTTGCGGGTGGAGGCCACCGACCGCCTGCTCGTCGGCAGTGAGCAGGGCCTCGACGAGGCGGCCTGGCTGATCGGGCTCGTGCTGACGGCGCTGCTGGTCGCGCTGACCGGCAGCATCGTGACGTCGCGTAACCGGGCGCTACGCCAGGTCGACGAGGCCACGGCCGCGCTGCGCACCGACATCGCCCGCCGTGAAGAGGTCGAGCACCTGCTGCGGCAGCGCGAGAAGGAGCTGGTCGGGTTCGCCGGAGTGGTCGCGCACGACCTGCGCAGCCCGCTCGCGCGGATCATGGGTTACGCCGACTTCCTGCAGGAGGAGGCGTACGACCGGCTCGACGACATGCAGCGTGACTTCCTGTCCCGGCTGCGCAAGGGCGCCGACCACATGCGGGTGCTGATCGACGACCTGCTCGACTACGCCACCGCCGAGAACCGCTCGATGGCGCACGTGCCGGTCGACCTGCACCGGCTGGCCGAGGAGATCACCCGCGAGCGAGCCTGCGACCGGCCGTGCGAGGTCGTGGTCGGCGATCTGCCCACGGTCTACGGCGATCCGACGCTGCTGCGGCAGGTGCTCGACAACCTGATCGGCAACGCGCTCAAGTACACGCCGCCCGACCGCGAACCGCACGTGCTGATCGACAGTCACCTGGTGTCCGACGGGCGGTGGCGCTGCGAGGTGAGCGACAACGGCATCGGCATTCCGGAGCGTGACCGGGCGTCGGTGTTCGACGCGTTCACCCGGGTCGGCGGGAGCGAGAACTTCCCGGGCACGGGGCTGGGGCTGGCCATCGTGCACCGCATCATCGAACGGCATCACGGCCGCGTCGGCGTCGACCCCAACCCCGGCGGCGGCAGCATCTTCTGGTTCACCGTCCCGGCAGGAGAGCACAAGAGAAAGTCAGAAAGTCAAAAGCAGATGTCGTAG